The following are from one region of the Arachis duranensis cultivar V14167 chromosome 10, aradu.V14167.gnm2.J7QH, whole genome shotgun sequence genome:
- the LOC107470625 gene encoding uncharacterized protein LOC107470625, giving the protein MTITEYTSKFEELRRFSRICQRAPEDFAEWKCIKYEGGLQSDIQSFVAPMEIRVFSELVNKSRVAEDCVRRAAAEKGSMRMPFQRTTGRNFAPRGRQFKHGGFFPQNNQGQGNFRRPNTNANQGRRQGKQPQQDVSCHRCGKYHFGPYRFGTGVCYSCGQPGHLANSCPEKKRYETGRVQQPKRVYTTSSVGAEGSETLIRGNCEMAGKTLNALFDSGATYSFIAFEKADELGLKIVVMGYDLNVYNATHEAMVTRLGCPQVPFRIQRRDFTHNLICLPMTGLDLILGLDWLSKNHVILDYSAKTMCFMPKDTEGPVVVNNYYLNSMIVNCSEAECQGILLLSAGVSGDVQRLEQIPVVC; this is encoded by the coding sequence ATGACCATTACTGAGTACACAAGTAAATTTGAGGAGTTGCGCCGCTTTTCACGCATCTGTCAGCGAGCTCCTGAGGACTTTGCTGAGTGGAAGTGCATAAAGTATGAAGGAGGCCTTCAGagtgacattcagagctttgtAGCACCTATGGAGATTCGGGTGTTCTCTGAGCTTGTGAATAAGAGCAGGGTGGCTGAGGATTGTGTCAGAAGGGCTGCAGCAGAAAAAGGGAGTATGAGGATGCCATTCCAGAGGACCACAGGGAGGAATTTTGCACCTAGGGGCAGACAGTTTAAGCATGGCGGCTTTTTCCCTCAGAACAATCAGGGGCAAGGCAACTTCAGGAGGCCTAATACCAATGCTAATCAGGGAAGGAGACAGGGGAAGCAGCCACAGCAGGATGTGAGTTGCCACAGATGTGGGAAGTACCATTTTGGGCCATACAGGTTTGGGACTGGAGTATGTTATTCCTGTGGACAGCCTGGACACTTGGCTAACAGTTGCCCAGAGAAGAAGAGGTATGAGACAGGTAGAGTGCAACAGCCAAAGAGAGTGTACACTACTTCTTCAGTAGGCGCTGAAGGGTCAGAGACATTAATTAGAGGTAATTGTGAGATGGCTGGTAAAACTTTGAATGCCTTGTTTGATTCTGGAGCTACATATTCCTTTATTGCATTTGAGAAGGCTGATGAGTTAGGCTTGAAAATAGTAGTCATGGGGTATGATTTAAACGTATATAATGCCACCCACGAGGCTATGGTGACTAGGTTAGGGTGCCCCCAAGTTCCTTTTCGAATACAACGGCGTGACTTTACGCATAACTTAATTTGTTTGCCAATGACTGGTCTTGATCTCATtctgggattggactggttatccaAGAACCATGTTATACTCGATTACTCTGCAAAAACAATGTGTTTTATGCCTAAAGACACAGAAGGGCCGGTTGTGGTGAATAACTACTACCTGAATTCCATGATAGTGAATTGTTCTGAGGCCGAATGTCAGGGAATATTGTTGTTATCTGCGGGTGTTTCAGGTGATGTTCAAAGATTGGAGCAAATCCCGGTTGTGTGTTAG